One genomic region from Candidatus Aminicenantes bacterium encodes:
- the dapF gene encoding diaminopimelate epimerase, with product MNALFSLAGIPQRIDLIKTVSCGNDFLQLDLESLSEKRRSRLGQFAHAICDRHNGMGADGLVARCSISSGTFGFQVFNRDGREAELSGNGMAGCAAVVFALEPGLNSITLQTAVGPRRIACKQRRFPRVDMSVEIGPADFANYRQFPFLDKRAGGYASDGIDFFPVSVGNPHAVCLVPSGISEKEMVELGQHLQSSTRFPEGINVEVVRPGNTPGHWHARFIERGVGITQSSSTGCAAIFAVLHKQRLAAQKTVIFSAGASGIHVGGNLDGITVENTTQIVYKGEYAPLSQEN from the coding sequence ATGAACGCTCTGTTTTCTCTTGCCGGCATTCCGCAGCGGATCGACTTGATCAAAACGGTCAGCTGCGGCAACGATTTTCTGCAGCTCGATCTCGAATCCCTTTCGGAAAAGCGGCGTTCCCGTCTGGGGCAATTCGCACACGCGATCTGTGACCGGCACAACGGCATGGGAGCCGATGGCTTGGTGGCACGTTGCTCCATTTCTTCCGGAACGTTCGGATTTCAAGTTTTTAACCGCGACGGTCGCGAAGCCGAGTTGTCCGGGAACGGCATGGCCGGATGCGCCGCGGTCGTTTTCGCTCTGGAGCCCGGACTCAATTCCATCACGCTTCAGACCGCCGTGGGACCCCGCCGCATCGCCTGCAAACAACGCCGATTCCCCCGGGTGGACATGAGCGTGGAAATCGGCCCGGCTGACTTTGCAAATTATCGACAATTTCCCTTTCTGGATAAGCGCGCGGGTGGGTACGCTTCCGATGGAATCGATTTCTTCCCGGTGTCCGTCGGCAACCCCCACGCGGTGTGCCTGGTACCATCGGGAATTTCCGAAAAAGAGATGGTTGAACTGGGGCAACACTTGCAGAGTTCCACCCGCTTCCCGGAAGGGATCAACGTGGAAGTCGTGCGCCCCGGAAATACGCCGGGACACTGGCATGCCCGCTTCATCGAGCGTGGAGTCGGAATCACGCAATCATCTTCTACGGGGTGCGCAGCCATCTTTGCCGTACTGCACAAACAGCGCCTCGCAGCCCAAAAAACGGTTATCTTTTCTGCCGGCGCCTCCGGAATCCATGTCGGCGGCAACTTGGACGGAATAACGGTTGAAAACACCACACAAATCGTTTATAAGGGTGAATATGCGCCGCTCAGCCAAGAAAATTGA
- the truB gene encoding tRNA pseudouridine(55) synthase TruB, which translates to MIHGLLPLAKPAGITSHDAVQHVRRVFPGHKAGHFGTLDPIAEGLLLVGIGQGTRLFQFYQLCRKVYSGVVRFGVATTTYDAEGTPVGDPKEIDLFGVDLETLLNRFRGRITQVPPAYSAKKMHGRPLYAYARKGIEVIPKPVEVEVFALSGRVVDARRLEFSAQTGSGVYLRSLAHDMGQILGCGAYLEHLSRDAVGEFKLEDAVDLAELERRQDGGNDPSRFVVPMEKLLPDWPTLAVGKEGKRSVLNGNPLWVRDVTRMVSAVPSPMYRVMDESGHLVALVSREDNGPRFSPRMVFPEDDK; encoded by the coding sequence ATGATCCACGGATTGTTGCCCCTGGCAAAACCAGCGGGGATTACATCCCATGATGCGGTGCAGCATGTGCGCCGCGTGTTCCCCGGCCATAAAGCCGGCCACTTCGGGACCCTGGATCCCATTGCCGAGGGTTTGCTGCTGGTTGGAATCGGTCAGGGCACGCGATTGTTCCAGTTTTATCAATTGTGTCGCAAGGTGTACTCGGGTGTGGTGCGTTTCGGTGTGGCCACTACCACGTACGACGCAGAAGGTACACCGGTGGGAGACCCGAAAGAGATCGACCTGTTCGGGGTTGACCTGGAGACATTGCTGAACCGCTTCCGCGGGCGAATCACCCAGGTACCTCCGGCCTATTCCGCCAAGAAAATGCATGGACGTCCCCTCTATGCCTATGCCCGCAAAGGCATCGAGGTGATTCCCAAGCCGGTCGAGGTGGAAGTTTTCGCCTTAAGCGGACGTGTCGTCGATGCCCGCAGGCTGGAATTCTCTGCGCAAACGGGTTCCGGGGTTTACCTGAGGTCTCTGGCCCACGATATGGGGCAGATCCTGGGCTGTGGAGCTTATCTGGAACACCTCAGCCGGGACGCGGTGGGGGAATTCAAGTTGGAAGATGCGGTTGACCTGGCTGAACTGGAGCGGCGGCAGGATGGCGGGAATGATCCGTCCCGGTTCGTGGTTCCCATGGAAAAGCTCTTGCCCGATTGGCCGACCCTGGCGGTCGGCAAAGAAGGGAAGCGATCTGTCTTGAACGGCAACCCGCTTTGGGTTCGGGACGTAACTCGCATGGTGTCCGCTGTTCCCAGTCCCATGTATCGGGTGATGGATGAATCGGGGCATCTGGTAGCCCTGGTTTCGCGGGAAGACAACGGACCGCGGTTCAGCCCTCGCATGGTCTTTCCGGAAGACGACAAGTAG
- a CDS encoding DUF503 domain-containing protein, with protein MIVGIMVLDLYSGNTHNLKEKRRLVLSLKERLRRRFNVAAIESAYQDSWQRAQISMVTLSMSRQVLDQLLSRIENFVAETYPMFVVTVEREFF; from the coding sequence ATGATTGTGGGGATCATGGTGCTGGATCTCTATTCCGGAAACACCCACAATTTAAAGGAAAAGCGTCGGCTTGTTCTCAGCCTGAAAGAACGCTTGCGCCGCCGTTTCAATGTGGCCGCCATTGAAAGCGCCTACCAGGATTCCTGGCAGCGGGCGCAGATCTCAATGGTTACCCTGTCCATGAGTCGGCAAGTGTTGGATCAGCTTCTTTCCCGTATTGAAAACTTCGTGGCGGAAACCTACCCCATGTTTGTGGTAACGGTTGAACGGGAATTTTTTTAA
- a CDS encoding translation initiation factor IF-2 produces the protein MQSIKLHEATKQFKISNKLAMFFLERQGLPVKSHSSVISMEQLELLREFSAGGPEFNAIQKEFKAMEKARKAAPKKTDAPKPEAEKPVEKEPEPVAIPRETKPETPSPTEKRKPHTPPPSPRKEPSAEKSATPSTSKAAPEERRIVRPEKAKSGTPTKAPVAAKDKAEEAPRTPRRTPPVSAPDAFMPKMPASRPRQRFRQPPMMRRPRRSGGRGAGTRKQPPTTLPPKIEEMDLPELIRISDFITIKELSDQLNIKLKTLSLHLEELGREYLANQIVMPEDVAALCEKLGVKLEMESYEDHVFGVSLKHKGVAEVVRAPVVTVMGHVDHGKTTLLDTLRKTRVADGEAGGITQSIGAYKLKVRGNDIIFIDTPGHEAFTNLRARGAKVTDIVILVVAANDGVQPQTVEAINHARSAGVPMIVAINKMDMEGADANRVKQELSRHEVLVEDWGGDVVGVEISATEGTNLDSLLEMIVLVSEIQELKMYANIPGRGIIIEARQDPKLGPIGTLLLLHGDVNRGDHFICGNAVGKVKTVFDDSGKTLNRASAPIPVEIMGFDAAPDSGDLFQVVKDVDKAAKVIEIRLQREKDSRTQEMDKEKKLSLHTLFEKMQETEVKLIPVVVKADNFGSAEVLQDVLLRKVTEKVKINIVHSGIGNITESDILLASTSEALIVGFNVKAPQKILSLAKQEGIEIKLYNVIYHLMEDMEKAIRGEMEPEYEETHIGTVEVLQKFKISKLGVVAGCVVREGKVTRKSRIKVMRGKDLVFEGEVETLRRVKNDVSEVKAGTECGIRVKNFNAIEIGDILEAYELTEKPL, from the coding sequence ATGCAGAGCATCAAACTACATGAAGCGACAAAGCAATTCAAGATATCGAATAAATTGGCTATGTTTTTCCTGGAAAGGCAGGGCCTGCCGGTAAAATCGCATTCTTCGGTGATTTCCATGGAGCAACTTGAGTTGTTGCGCGAGTTTTCCGCGGGCGGCCCGGAATTCAATGCGATTCAGAAAGAGTTCAAGGCCATGGAAAAAGCCCGTAAAGCGGCGCCCAAAAAGACGGATGCGCCCAAACCGGAAGCGGAGAAGCCGGTTGAAAAAGAGCCGGAGCCGGTTGCAATTCCGCGGGAAACAAAGCCCGAAACGCCATCGCCGACCGAAAAAAGAAAGCCGCACACCCCTCCCCCTTCACCCCGTAAAGAACCCTCCGCTGAAAAATCCGCGACGCCATCCACTTCCAAAGCGGCCCCTGAAGAACGCCGCATCGTTCGCCCCGAAAAAGCCAAATCCGGCACTCCAACGAAAGCACCGGTTGCGGCTAAAGATAAGGCTGAAGAGGCCCCGAGAACACCCAGGCGCACGCCGCCCGTGTCTGCTCCAGATGCGTTTATGCCCAAAATGCCCGCGTCGCGACCGCGTCAGCGTTTTCGTCAACCTCCCATGATGCGACGCCCGCGCCGGTCCGGGGGACGTGGCGCCGGTACGCGTAAGCAGCCTCCCACCACCTTGCCGCCGAAAATAGAAGAAATGGATCTGCCCGAATTAATTCGCATTTCCGATTTTATCACCATCAAGGAACTCAGTGACCAGTTGAACATCAAGCTCAAAACCCTGTCCCTTCACCTGGAGGAGCTGGGCCGGGAATACCTGGCCAACCAGATCGTAATGCCCGAGGACGTGGCGGCATTGTGCGAAAAACTGGGAGTGAAGCTTGAAATGGAGTCCTACGAAGACCACGTTTTCGGCGTGAGTTTGAAACATAAGGGTGTGGCTGAAGTGGTTCGCGCACCGGTGGTTACGGTGATGGGGCACGTGGATCACGGCAAAACCACTTTGTTGGATACGTTGCGCAAAACCCGCGTGGCCGACGGCGAAGCCGGGGGCATTACCCAGAGTATCGGCGCTTATAAATTGAAGGTGCGGGGAAACGACATCATTTTTATTGACACTCCGGGTCACGAGGCTTTCACCAACTTGAGGGCCCGGGGCGCCAAGGTGACCGATATCGTGATCCTGGTGGTGGCCGCCAACGACGGGGTACAGCCCCAGACGGTTGAAGCCATCAACCATGCCCGCTCCGCCGGGGTCCCCATGATCGTGGCCATCAACAAGATGGACATGGAGGGAGCCGATGCCAACCGCGTCAAGCAGGAGCTCAGTCGCCATGAAGTGCTGGTTGAGGATTGGGGGGGTGATGTGGTTGGCGTGGAAATCTCCGCCACGGAAGGCACCAACCTGGACTCACTGCTGGAGATGATCGTGCTCGTGTCGGAAATCCAGGAATTAAAAATGTACGCCAATATTCCCGGCCGCGGCATAATCATTGAGGCCCGCCAGGATCCCAAGTTGGGCCCCATCGGCACGTTGTTGCTGTTGCACGGGGACGTAAACCGGGGCGACCACTTTATCTGTGGAAACGCCGTCGGCAAAGTGAAAACCGTTTTCGATGACAGCGGGAAAACGTTGAACCGCGCTTCCGCCCCGATTCCGGTCGAGATCATGGGTTTTGACGCCGCTCCGGATTCCGGAGACCTGTTTCAGGTGGTCAAAGATGTGGACAAGGCGGCCAAAGTAATCGAAATCCGCTTGCAACGGGAAAAAGACAGCCGCACCCAGGAAATGGACAAAGAAAAGAAGTTGAGCCTGCACACGTTGTTTGAAAAGATGCAGGAAACCGAGGTGAAACTGATTCCCGTTGTGGTCAAAGCGGATAATTTCGGCTCGGCGGAGGTTTTGCAGGATGTGCTGTTGAGAAAGGTCACGGAGAAAGTCAAAATCAACATTGTCCATTCCGGAATCGGCAATATCACGGAAAGTGATATCCTGCTGGCCTCGACTTCTGAAGCGTTGATCGTGGGATTTAACGTCAAAGCCCCACAAAAGATCCTTTCGTTGGCCAAACAGGAAGGCATCGAGATCAAACTGTACAACGTGATCTATCATTTGATGGAAGATATGGAAAAGGCCATCCGCGGTGAGATGGAGCCTGAGTACGAGGAAACCCACATCGGGACGGTGGAGGTGTTGCAGAAGTTCAAGATCTCCAAGCTCGGGGTTGTGGCCGGTTGCGTGGTGCGCGAGGGCAAGGTGACCCGAAAATCGCGAATCAAGGTGATGCGCGGCAAAGACCTGGTATTTGAGGGCGAAGTCGAGACCCTGCGTCGTGTCAAAAATGATGTCAGCGAAGTCAAAGCCGGCACGGAATGTGGAATTCGGGTCAAGAATTTCAATGCCATTGAGATCGGCGATATTCTCGAAGCGTACGAATTGACCGAAAAACCGCTCTAA